From a single Theropithecus gelada isolate Dixy chromosome 8, Tgel_1.0, whole genome shotgun sequence genomic region:
- the CCAR2 gene encoding cell cycle and apoptosis regulator protein 2 isoform X2, protein MSQFKRQRINPLPGGRNFSGTASTSLLGPPPGLLTPPVATELSQNARHLQGGEKQRVFTGIVTSLHDYFGVVDEEVFFQLSVVKGRLPQLGEKVLVKAAYNPGQAVPWNAVKVQTLSNQPLLKSPAPPLLHVAALGQKQGILGAQPQLIFQPHRIPPLFPQKPLSLFQTSHTLHLSHLNRFPARGPHGRLDQGRSDDYDSKKRKQRAAGEPWGAKKPRHDLPPYRVHLTPYTVDSPVCDFLELQRRYRSLLVPSDFLSVHLSWLSAFPLSQPFSLHHPSRIQVSSEKEAAPDAGAEPIPADSDPAYSSKVLLLSSPGLEELYRCCMLFVDDMAEPRETPEHPLKQIKFLLGRKEEEAVLVGGEWSPSLDGLDPQADPQVLVRTAIRCAQAQTGIDLSGCTKWWRFAEFQYLQPGPPRRLQTVVVYLPDVWTIMPTLEEWEALCQQKAAEAAPSTQEVPGEMEPTEQAPDALEQAADTSRRNAETSEASTQQETDTDLPEAPPPPLEPAVIARPGCVNLSLHGIVEDRRPKERISFEVMVLAELFLEMLQRDFGYRVYKMLLSLPEKVVSPPEPEKEEAAKEEATKEEEAIKEEVVKEPKDEAQNEGPAAESEPPLKEDGLLPKPPSSGGEEEEKPRGEASEDLCEMALDPELLLLRDDGEEEFGAKLEDSEVRSVASNQSEMEFSSLQDMPKELDPSAVLPLDCLLAFVFFDANWCGYLHRRDLERILLTLGIRLSAEQAKQLVSRVVTQNICQYRSLQYSRQEGLDGGLPEEVLFGNLDLLPPSGKSTKPGAAPTEHKALVSHNGSLINVGSLLQRAEQQDSGRLYLENKIHTLELKLEESHNRFSATEVTNKTLAAEMQELRARLAEAEETARMAERQKSQLQRLLQELRRRLTPLQLEIQRVVEKADSWVEKEEPAPSN, encoded by the exons ATGTCCCAGTTTAAGCGCCAGCGGATCAACCCACTTCCAGGGGGACGCAACTTCTCAG GCACAGCTTCAACATCTCTTCTGGGCCCTCCTCCTGGTTTGCTCACTCCTCCTGTGGCCACAGAACTGTCCCAGAATGCCAGGCACCTTCAG GGTGGGGAGAAACAGCGGGTCTTCACTGGTATTGTTACCAGCTTGCATGACTACTTTGGGGTTGTGGATGAAGAGGTCTTTTTTCAGCTAAG TGTGGTGAAGGGCCGGCTGCCCCAGCTGGGTGAGAAGGTGCTGGTGAAGGCTGCATACAACCCAGGCCAGGCAGTGCCCTGGAATGCTGTCAAGGTGCAAACGCTCTCCAACCAG CCCCTACTGAAGTCCCCAGCACCTCCCCTTCTGCATGTAGCAGCCCTGGGCCAGAAGCAAGGGATCCTGGGAGCTCAGCCTCAGTTGATCTTCCAGCCTCACCGGATTCCCCCACTCTTTCCTCAGAAGC CTCTGAGTCTCTTCCAGACATCCCACACACTTCACCTGAGCCACCTGAACAGATTTCCTGCCCGGGGCCCTCATGGACGGTTGGATCAGGGCCGAAG TGATGACTATGACTCCAAGAAACGCAAACAGCGGGCTGCTGGAGAGCCCTGGGGTGCTAAGAAGCCAAGGCATGACCTGCCTCCTTACCGGGTCCACCTCACTCCCTACACTGTGGACAG CCCCGTCTGTGACTTCCTAGAACTCCAGCGTCGTTACCGCAGCCTCCTGGTCCCCTCAGATTTTCTGTCCGTGCATCTGAGTTGGCTGTCAGCCTTCCCTCTGAGCCAACCCTTTTCCCTCCATCACCCGAGCCGGATCCAGGTCTCTTCTGAAAAGGAGGCAGCTCCAGATGCTGGTGCTGAGCCCATCCCTGCAGACAGTGACCCCGCTTATAGTTCCAAG GTACTACTGCTCTCTTCCCCCGGGTTGGAGGAATTGTATCGTTGTTGCATGCTCTTTGTGGATGACATGGCTGAGCCAAGGGAGACGCCAGAGCATCCTCTGAAGCAGATTAAG TTTTTGCTGggcagaaaagaagaagaggcaGTGCTGGTTGGGGGTGAATGGTCTCCTTCCCTGGATGGCCTCGACCCCCAGGCTGACCCACAGGTGCTGGTGCGCACCGCCATCCGCTGTGCGCAGGCCCAGACCGGCATTGACTTGAGTGGCTGCACCAAGTG GTGGCGCTTTGCCGAGTTTCAGTACCTGCAGCCGGGACCCCCCCGGCGGCTCCAGACAGTGGTGGTGTACCTGCCGGACGTCTGGACCATCATGCCTACTTTGGAGGAGTGGGAGGCCCTGTGCCAGCAGAAAGCTGCAGAGGCAGCTCCTTCGACCCAGGAGGTACCAGGG GAAATGGAGCCTACTGAACAGGCACCGGACGCCTTGGAGCAAGCAGCAGACACTTCTAGACGGAACGCAGAAACTTCAGAGGCCAGCACACAGCAGGAAACGGACACTGATCTCCCAGAGGCCCCTCCACCCCCGCTAGAACCTGCTGTCATCGCACGCCCTGGCTGTGTGAACCTGTCCCTCCATGGGATTGTGGAGGATCGGAGGCCAAAAGAAAGGATCTCTTTTGAG GTGATGGTGCTGGCTGAGCTGTTTCTGGAGATGCTCCAGAGGGATTTTGGCTATAGGGTTTATAAGATGCTGCTGAGCCTTCCTGAAAAGGTCGTGTCCCCACCTGAACCTGAGAAGGAGGAGGCGGCCAAGGAGGAAGCCACCAAGGAGGAAGAAGCCATCAAAGAGGAGGTGGTCAAGGAGCCCAAGGATGAGGCACAGAATGAGGGCCCGGCTGCCGAGTCAGAGCCCCCACTG AAGGAGGATGGGCTTTTGCCCAAACCACCCTCCTCtgggggagaggaagaagaaaaacccCGGGGCGAGGCTTCCGAGGACCTGTGTGAGATGGCCCTGGACCCAGAACTGTTGCTTCTGAGGGATGATGGAGAGGAGGAGTTTG GAGCAAAGCTGGAGGATTCGGAGGTCCGGTCCGTTGCCTCAAACCAGTCAGAGATGGAGTTCTCTTCACTTCAGGACATG cCCAAGGAGCTGGATCCCTCTGCTGTGCTCCCCTTGGACTGTCTGCTTGCTTTTGTGTTCTTTGATGCCAACTGGTGTGGCTACTTGCACCGGCGAGACTTGGAGAGGATCCTCCTTACCCTTGGGATCCGGCTCAGTGCAGAGCAG GCCAAGCAGCTGGTCAGCAGGGTGGTGACCCAGAACATCTGCCAGTACCGGAGCCTTCAGTACAGCCGCCAGGAGGGCCTGGACGGTGGCCTTCCCGAGGAGGTGCTCTTTG GAAACCTGGACCTGCTGCCCCCTTCTGGGAAGAGCACGAAGCCAGGTGCCGCCCCTACGGAACACAAAGCCTTGGTGTCCCACAATGGCAGCCTGATCAACGTGGGGAGCCTGCTGCAGCGCGCGGAGCAGCAGGACAGTGGCCGGCTCTACCTAGAGAACAAGATCCACACACTGGAGTTGAAGCTGG AGGAGAGCCATAACCGTTTCTCAGCCACTGAAGTAACGAATAAGACGCTGGCGGCAGAGATGCAGGAGCTGCGAGCCCGGCTGGCGGAGGCTGAGGAGACCGCTCGGATGGCGGAGCGACAGAAGAGCCAGCTCCAGCGGCTGCTGCAGGAGCTCCGCAGGCGCCTGACCCCCCTGCAGCTGGAGATCCAGCGGGTGGTGGAAAAG GCTGACAGCTGGGTGGAGAAAGAGGAGCCGGCACCTAGCAACTGA
- the CCAR2 gene encoding cell cycle and apoptosis regulator protein 2 isoform X1, protein MSQFKRQRINPLPGGRNFSGTASTSLLGPPPGLLTPPVATELSQNARHLQGGEKQRVFTGIVTSLHDYFGVVDEEVFFQLSVVKGRLPQLGEKVLVKAAYNPGQAVPWNAVKVQTLSNQPLLKSPAPPLLHVAALGQKQGILGAQPQLIFQPHRIPPLFPQKPLSLFQTSHTLHLSHLNRFPARGPHGRLDQGRSDDYDSKKRKQRAAGEPWGAKKPRHDLPPYRVHLTPYTVDSPVCDFLELQRRYRSLLVPSDFLSVHLSWLSAFPLSQPFSLHHPSRIQVSSEKEAAPDAGAEPIPADSDPAYSSKVLLLSSPGLEELYRCCMLFVDDMAEPRETPEHPLKQIKFLLGRKEEEAVLVGGEWSPSLDGLDPQADPQVLVRTAIRCAQAQTGIDLSGCTKWWRFAEFQYLQPGPPRRLQTVVVYLPDVWTIMPTLEEWEALCQQKAAEAAPSTQEVPGEMEPTEQAPDALEQAADTSRRNAETSEASTQQETDTDLPEAPPPPLEPAVIARPGCVNLSLHGIVEDRRPKERISFEVMVLAELFLEMLQRDFGYRVYKMLLSLPEKVVSPPEPEKEEAAKEEATKEEEAIKEEVVKEPKDEAQNEGPAAESEPPLKEDGLLPKPPSSGGEEEEKPRGEASEDLCEMALDPELLLLRDDGEEEFAGAKLEDSEVRSVASNQSEMEFSSLQDMPKELDPSAVLPLDCLLAFVFFDANWCGYLHRRDLERILLTLGIRLSAEQAKQLVSRVVTQNICQYRSLQYSRQEGLDGGLPEEVLFGNLDLLPPSGKSTKPGAAPTEHKALVSHNGSLINVGSLLQRAEQQDSGRLYLENKIHTLELKLEESHNRFSATEVTNKTLAAEMQELRARLAEAEETARMAERQKSQLQRLLQELRRRLTPLQLEIQRVVEKADSWVEKEEPAPSN, encoded by the exons ATGTCCCAGTTTAAGCGCCAGCGGATCAACCCACTTCCAGGGGGACGCAACTTCTCAG GCACAGCTTCAACATCTCTTCTGGGCCCTCCTCCTGGTTTGCTCACTCCTCCTGTGGCCACAGAACTGTCCCAGAATGCCAGGCACCTTCAG GGTGGGGAGAAACAGCGGGTCTTCACTGGTATTGTTACCAGCTTGCATGACTACTTTGGGGTTGTGGATGAAGAGGTCTTTTTTCAGCTAAG TGTGGTGAAGGGCCGGCTGCCCCAGCTGGGTGAGAAGGTGCTGGTGAAGGCTGCATACAACCCAGGCCAGGCAGTGCCCTGGAATGCTGTCAAGGTGCAAACGCTCTCCAACCAG CCCCTACTGAAGTCCCCAGCACCTCCCCTTCTGCATGTAGCAGCCCTGGGCCAGAAGCAAGGGATCCTGGGAGCTCAGCCTCAGTTGATCTTCCAGCCTCACCGGATTCCCCCACTCTTTCCTCAGAAGC CTCTGAGTCTCTTCCAGACATCCCACACACTTCACCTGAGCCACCTGAACAGATTTCCTGCCCGGGGCCCTCATGGACGGTTGGATCAGGGCCGAAG TGATGACTATGACTCCAAGAAACGCAAACAGCGGGCTGCTGGAGAGCCCTGGGGTGCTAAGAAGCCAAGGCATGACCTGCCTCCTTACCGGGTCCACCTCACTCCCTACACTGTGGACAG CCCCGTCTGTGACTTCCTAGAACTCCAGCGTCGTTACCGCAGCCTCCTGGTCCCCTCAGATTTTCTGTCCGTGCATCTGAGTTGGCTGTCAGCCTTCCCTCTGAGCCAACCCTTTTCCCTCCATCACCCGAGCCGGATCCAGGTCTCTTCTGAAAAGGAGGCAGCTCCAGATGCTGGTGCTGAGCCCATCCCTGCAGACAGTGACCCCGCTTATAGTTCCAAG GTACTACTGCTCTCTTCCCCCGGGTTGGAGGAATTGTATCGTTGTTGCATGCTCTTTGTGGATGACATGGCTGAGCCAAGGGAGACGCCAGAGCATCCTCTGAAGCAGATTAAG TTTTTGCTGggcagaaaagaagaagaggcaGTGCTGGTTGGGGGTGAATGGTCTCCTTCCCTGGATGGCCTCGACCCCCAGGCTGACCCACAGGTGCTGGTGCGCACCGCCATCCGCTGTGCGCAGGCCCAGACCGGCATTGACTTGAGTGGCTGCACCAAGTG GTGGCGCTTTGCCGAGTTTCAGTACCTGCAGCCGGGACCCCCCCGGCGGCTCCAGACAGTGGTGGTGTACCTGCCGGACGTCTGGACCATCATGCCTACTTTGGAGGAGTGGGAGGCCCTGTGCCAGCAGAAAGCTGCAGAGGCAGCTCCTTCGACCCAGGAGGTACCAGGG GAAATGGAGCCTACTGAACAGGCACCGGACGCCTTGGAGCAAGCAGCAGACACTTCTAGACGGAACGCAGAAACTTCAGAGGCCAGCACACAGCAGGAAACGGACACTGATCTCCCAGAGGCCCCTCCACCCCCGCTAGAACCTGCTGTCATCGCACGCCCTGGCTGTGTGAACCTGTCCCTCCATGGGATTGTGGAGGATCGGAGGCCAAAAGAAAGGATCTCTTTTGAG GTGATGGTGCTGGCTGAGCTGTTTCTGGAGATGCTCCAGAGGGATTTTGGCTATAGGGTTTATAAGATGCTGCTGAGCCTTCCTGAAAAGGTCGTGTCCCCACCTGAACCTGAGAAGGAGGAGGCGGCCAAGGAGGAAGCCACCAAGGAGGAAGAAGCCATCAAAGAGGAGGTGGTCAAGGAGCCCAAGGATGAGGCACAGAATGAGGGCCCGGCTGCCGAGTCAGAGCCCCCACTG AAGGAGGATGGGCTTTTGCCCAAACCACCCTCCTCtgggggagaggaagaagaaaaacccCGGGGCGAGGCTTCCGAGGACCTGTGTGAGATGGCCCTGGACCCAGAACTGTTGCTTCTGAGGGATGATGGAGAGGAGGAGTTTG CAGGAGCAAAGCTGGAGGATTCGGAGGTCCGGTCCGTTGCCTCAAACCAGTCAGAGATGGAGTTCTCTTCACTTCAGGACATG cCCAAGGAGCTGGATCCCTCTGCTGTGCTCCCCTTGGACTGTCTGCTTGCTTTTGTGTTCTTTGATGCCAACTGGTGTGGCTACTTGCACCGGCGAGACTTGGAGAGGATCCTCCTTACCCTTGGGATCCGGCTCAGTGCAGAGCAG GCCAAGCAGCTGGTCAGCAGGGTGGTGACCCAGAACATCTGCCAGTACCGGAGCCTTCAGTACAGCCGCCAGGAGGGCCTGGACGGTGGCCTTCCCGAGGAGGTGCTCTTTG GAAACCTGGACCTGCTGCCCCCTTCTGGGAAGAGCACGAAGCCAGGTGCCGCCCCTACGGAACACAAAGCCTTGGTGTCCCACAATGGCAGCCTGATCAACGTGGGGAGCCTGCTGCAGCGCGCGGAGCAGCAGGACAGTGGCCGGCTCTACCTAGAGAACAAGATCCACACACTGGAGTTGAAGCTGG AGGAGAGCCATAACCGTTTCTCAGCCACTGAAGTAACGAATAAGACGCTGGCGGCAGAGATGCAGGAGCTGCGAGCCCGGCTGGCGGAGGCTGAGGAGACCGCTCGGATGGCGGAGCGACAGAAGAGCCAGCTCCAGCGGCTGCTGCAGGAGCTCCGCAGGCGCCTGACCCCCCTGCAGCTGGAGATCCAGCGGGTGGTGGAAAAG GCTGACAGCTGGGTGGAGAAAGAGGAGCCGGCACCTAGCAACTGA